One genomic window of Fusarium verticillioides 7600 chromosome 2, whole genome shotgun sequence includes the following:
- a CDS encoding choline kinase, with the protein MGLNSLPHLTPRVSRPKHRKVPSRSSLRGLSSDTEYADGDAVVPSCDVWLDNSKTMSYGGGAADDEDQDPADADTKADKEKEYWLSFKNEIIRIAHTLRLKGWRRIPLGGGDKISVERLSGALTNAVYVVTPPKEIDEAEGKRKPKKVLLRIYGPQVEHLIDRDNELSVLQRLARKKIGPRLLGTFKNGRFEQYFDSITLTPADLRDADMSRQIAKRMRELHDGIDLLPHEREGGPATWKSWDQWLDNVERIATYLDNEYEKEAQAQNGRRDSVVHAWKSRGYVCGTPWPQFRDMMTKYRVHLNSFYKGGQREIKDSLVFAHSDTQYGNILRIRPDDEKSPLLQAANKHKQLIVIDFEYAGPNTRGLEFANHFNEWTYNYHDATVPWACDVRRYPTPDEQRRFIKAYVDHRPRFQGSNSTPRLAPSDSNVSSAMSTPLAAPSNPPASSSSSIVEFMLDARVPPGGWSAAERANDERSDQRVRELLEETRQWRPANHAHWIAWGIVQAKIPGLDETIKEEDLLSPDEFDYLSYAQDRVMFFWGDCVRMGLAKREELPPLLQHSIKTVEY; encoded by the exons ATGGGTCTCAACTCTCTGCCTCATCTGACTCCTAGAGTATCCCGCCCCAAGCATCGAAAGGTCCCATCTCGATCCTCTCTTCGTGGTCTTTCTTCCGACACTGAATATGCCGATGGGGATGCCGTTGTACCCAGCTGCGATGTCTGGCTTGACAACTCTAAGACGATGAGCTACGGAGGTGGagccgccgatgatgaagatcagGATCCAGCTGATGCTGATACAAAAGCtgataaggagaaggaatACTGGCTTAGCTTCAAGAACGAAATCATTCGCATCGCCCATACATTGCGACTCAAAGGATGGAGGCGTATTCCCCTTGGTGGCGGCGATAAGATCTCCGTTGAGAGGCTTAGTGGTGCCTTGACCAACGCTGTCTACGTCGTCACGCCACCGAAGGAAATCGATGAGGCAGAGGGCAAAAGAAAGCCTAAAAAGGTCCTTCTACGCATCTATGGACCACAAGTAGAGCATCTCATTGACCGAGACAACGAACTGTCAGTCCTGCAGAGATTGGCACGCAAGAAAATCGGACCTCGTCTGTTGGGAACATTCAAGAATGGTCGTTTCGAGCAGTACTTTGACTCTATCACGCTTACGCCGGCGGACCTTCGAGATGCCGACATGTCCCGTCAGATCGCCAAGCGAATGAGGGAGCTTCACGATGGTATTGATTTGCTCCCACATGAGAGGGAAGGCGGACCAGCAACATGGAAGAGTTGGGATCAATGGCTTGATAATGTCGAGCGAATCGCAACTTACCTTGATAATGAGTacgagaaggaagctcaagcccAAAACGGTCGACGCGACTCTGTGGTGCATGCCTGGAAATCGAGAGGCTATGTGTGCGGCACCCCTTGGCCTCAGTTCAGGGACATGATGACCAAGTACAGAGTTCATCTCAACAGTTTCTACAAGGGGGGCCAACgagagatcaaggacagtCTCGTCTTTGCCCACAGCGAT ACGCAATATGGAAATATCCTCCGCATTCGCCCGGATGACGAAAAGTCACCCCTGCTTCAGGCTGCCAACAAACACAAGCAACTCATCGTCATTGACTTTGAATATGCGGGCCCTAATACTCGTGGTCTTGAGTTTGCCAATCACTTCAACGAATGGACATACAACTACCATGATGCTACGGTGCCCTGGGCGTGCGATGTGCGACGATATCCCACCCCGGATGAGCAACGCCGTTTCATCAAGGCCTATGTCGATCACCGCCCTCGGTTCCAAGGCAGCAACTCCACCCCTCGACTGGCGCCATCTGATAGCAACGTGTCGAGCGCCATGTCTACGCCACTTGCGGCACCTTCCAACCCTCCTGcgagcagctcaagctccatAGTCGAGTTCATGCTTGATGCGCGAGTACCACCAGGAGGATGGAGCGCCGCGGAACGGGCCAACGACGAACGAAGCGACCAGCGCGTGCGAgagttgttggaggagactCGACAGTGGCGCCCGGCCAATCATGCTCACTGGATCGCATGGGGCATTGTGCAGGCCAAGATCCCAGGTCTCGACGAAACcatcaaggaagaagaccTGCTGAGTCCTGATGAGTTCGATTACTTGAGCTACGCCCAGGATCGGGTCATGTTCTTCTGGGGTGACTGCGTGCGCATGGGACTTGCTAAGCGGGAGGAGCTTCCTCCCCTGCTGCAGCACTCTATCAAGACTGTTGAGTACTAA